CTTGCTAAAACCTTGAGTAGAAACTTCCAATTAACATGGTCATATGCTTTTTCAATGTCCAGCTTACATAAGATCCCTGGTTTCTCCTGATTCATTCTGATGTCTACTACTTCATTAGCTATCAACACTGCATCCATCATTTGTCTCTCCTTGATAAAAGCCATTTGTTAATAGTCAACCAGCTTGTCAATCACCTTCTTCAACCTTTCTGTCAACACCTTGGACAAGATCTTATAAACAGTGCCTATCAAACTTATGGGTCTGAAATCTTTTAGTTCCTTTGCTCCTTTCTTCTTTGGTATCAAGGTTATATATGTGGCATTGTAGcttttctcaaaaattccatGGGTATGGAAATTATGCATAGTGTCCATGATGTCTTGTTTCACTACTTCCCAGCATTTGATGAAAAAACCCATAGTGAAACCATCAGGGCACGAGGCTTTATCCATGGCACACATCTTCAAACATTCAAAGACCTCTTTCTCGTCAAAATTTCTCTGTAAGGACTCCTTTTCCTCTACAGAAATGGTTGGCCTATTAACGAAATTGCAGGAAGATCTCTAGTTTTCTGCTTTTGTGTACAGCTTCCGGTAGAATTCAGTAATTTCCTTATTGATTCTTTTTTCCTGTATCTCCAGCTGACTAATGTTGTTGTTCCTCTTGTGAGCATTAGCCACTTTATGAAAAAAGCTAGTGTTCTTATCTCCTTCCTTTAGCCAAAGAGCTCTAGATCTTTGCCTTCATGCCACTTCTTCATATGTTCTTCATATTCcgtcaaaagtgatgccttttgTGTTGATTCTTCTTCAGTAAGAGCTTTGTTTTGTTGAATAGAATCAAACGAAGCAAGATGAttgaaaaatttgaattttttatatgCCCCAATTCCCTTGGCTGCTGCTGCTCCATTCCTTTAATTTAGCTTTAAGTGCTTTGAGTTTGCAAGCGAGAATATAGCCTGGTTCCCCAATGAATTCAAAAGATGTCCACCAACCCTTAACTCTATCTACAAAATCTTCAGTATTCAGCCACCAATTTTCAAACCTGAAGTAAGATTTGTTGTACTCCCAGACACCACATCACAATGAAATTGGACAGTGATCTGACCCAAGTCTTTGAAGCATGCTCTGTTTGATATTCCTGAATCTATCATCCCATTctttagaaaaaagaattatatCTATTCTAGCAACAATTCCAAAATTATCTCCTCCGAACCATGTATATGAGCCCCCTTCCAAAGGAGGATCTATCAAATCCAGATCTTCTATACATTCTGAAAATTCCTCCATTGCTGAAGTTCTCCTAATGCAGTTTGCTTTTTCAGAGGGGTATCTTGTGATGTTTAAGTCTCCACAAACTGCCCAAGGACCATCCGTTAACCCCCTAACTGCTACCATCTCCTCCCACACCGATATCCTTTCATGTCTACAATTAGGTGCATATACTCCAGTTATGTGGCATTCAAAATCTTGTAAAAGAGCCACAAACTTAGAAGTCCAGGACAAACTCAATGAAGACTTCTTTAATCCTCAATTGAACGCTGCTGAGAAAGAAGTACTAGTCCAGCTAGAGAAATGGGACGCAATAGCTTTCTTCAACAATTATAGGGGAAAGCAGCAGTTACACTTCCTTGTATTGATATTAGCATTGCGAGGAATTATTGTCTCGGTCTGCAGCAGCAACAGCGCTGTATGAAGAAGGTGAACAGAGAAGATGTAGTTCTAGCTCTAAATGTCCTACGAAATGATAAGTCACCAGGCAGTGATGGCTTCCCTGCAGAGGTTTTCAAAGACTACTGGTCAGTGTTGATGCTGATGTCAGTGCAGCAGTTCTACAATTCTTCCAGAATGGTAAGCTTCTGAAAGCTATGAATATTACCACGGTTAATCTGGTGCCAAAGGTAACTAACCCTACCTTGTCAAAGATTTTCTCCCTATTGCATGTTGTACCACCCTTTACAAGCTTATTTCCAAGATTATTACTACTATGTCTAAGTCAGTGGTAGACTAAATTGTTGGTCCTTCCCAATCTGCATTTCTTGAAGGGAGAAATATACTAGATATACCACTTTTGTTTAGGTGTAATGCTCTTCACATATTTGGGTGTACCACTGTCTTCTAGGAAGTTAACTACGGAGTATAAGTCAATGTATGCCCCTGGTTGAAAGAAATGCAGCTAGGGTGAGGACTCCTAGGTTTCTGTCATGGGGGTAGAGTTCAGCTTATTAAAAGTGTTTTATTTGAGATGCAAACATCTAGGCTCAGGTGTTCCTATTGCCTAAGAAGGTGTTATCAATGGTGACTAGTATATGCAGGAATTTCTTATGGCATGGCTCCAATGAGAACTCTAAAAAGGCCTTGGTGGCTTGGGCTAAATTGTGTCAGCCTAGGTCTACTGGTGGCTTAAACATTCTGGATTTCTTTATCTGGAATAAAGCAGCAATTGGCAAACTCCTATTGGCAGTGTCTACGAAGAAAGATGAGTTGTGGGTTCTTTGGGTACACAGTTACTACATAAAAGGCAGGAATTTAGATGACATGGAGGCCCAAAGCAAACAAGCTGGATTGTTAGGCAAATTTTTGCTGCTAGGGACTGGAGTGGATTCAAGCTGCAGGTGCACCAAATATCCATAAGTCAGTCAGATTTAGCATCAAGGCAGCCTATGGTGCAATGCAGCCCTAGTTTCCAAAAGTAGAGTGGAAAACTATAGTCATGCTCAGGGGAATGGTTAGACGTCAGTCTATCTTACGGTTAGCTTTGCATCACAAACTAACCATTGTTGACAGGCTTATCAAATGGGGCATCCAAGTGCCCACAGATTATGTTCTTTGTGAAACACAAGTGATGGAGACTAAAGATCACCTCTTCTTTGGCTGTGCTTATTCTCGCAAGGATTGGAAAACTCTACTACAGTGGCTGGGACTTGACAGCCACATTGGGAGCTGGAGTACTGAGGTTGGGTGGCTATCCAAGAAGGTTAGAAATATGAAGGCCAGAAATGCTTTTTTTGAGACAAGGGTAACTAAAGGCCAGAAATGCTATATTGGAGTTCCTGTTTGCAAAAGCTGTTTAGGCCATATGGATGGAGAGGGACAACAGAAGATTCAACTCAAGGAAGCAGACGTATGAATCCATCATAAGGATAGTATTCTGCTGGTGCATACAGTTGGTCCAGGAAAATGTAAATGGGCAGATTGCCTGAATAGTTTGAACTGGTTCCCTAAGCTGTAAGGCTAGTCCTGAGCCTGTTCAGGTTGGCTAAATAGTTTCTAAGGTTTTTTGTTTGGTTGTTGGCTGGAAGTGCTAGTTGTACATAACGTTATACTGATTGGATAAAATCGTGTCATATGACCACAAAAAAAAGATCTTCACCACCAACATTGACACGAACAGATAATAACAACTCAGAAGAGATGAACTTCACCATTAAACCAACTTTGTATTAATAAACACTAGTTTTACTTATAGGAGCCAGTTATCCTCCCCACCCCATACCCCCGCGGTTAAAACAAAAGCTTTCTACCGCATTGAAGCACACACAAGTCCTGTAGTAGTAAAATTTAAATATGCAGTAACGAGTAACTTCAAGTTAACTGTTGAATCAAAATATTTCCTTAttgaaaaaaaggaagaagaaaaatatttgcaCTCTTTACATTCCACATTTCaaataataaaggaaaaaatgagagaaagaaGCTCTTTGCTAAGACACAAGAAAGTCAATATTATCGAAGAAACAACTAATTACGAACTTAAGAGAAGTCAAACTTACAGTGAGGTGGCGGCATAACTGGTGGGTACGCGCCCAATGATCCTGTACCATAATCCACTAGCTGTCTTTGTGCTTCCAATTCCTTTTGGACTAATTTCCCATAACCACCTCGACGTATTACTAGTTAAGGTATTAAAAGATAGtcctaaatttttaaatataatgaagaaaaatgaaagaatgaaatCTTAAACCTCAGGGTGAACAAATGCAAAAATTAGCATTGTCCTAGTTGCTTGGACTATCATGCTAGAGTTTCAACTGATCATCCGATATGGTGATTAAAACTTACCAAATTGATTAGCCATAAGTAAAATATTTCTGTGTACATCTACCTGGATTAAACcatattattttctttgataAGTTGGGTTAAACATTAAATCTTTTTTGGACAAAAGAGTTAAACATAAAATCTTAACACACATATATTAGCAAACCATGTAAACAATTTCAACCACCTTTCCTATCCTTGATTCAGTAACATATCTGTGAGCCAAAAGCCATCTCCTGAAAAGATGGTCACTCACACTAAAAAGTGTACTTATCTATATCATAGAAGTTCTGATTCAATACAAAAGAATAAAGGAAAATCTACTTCGAAATATTTCCTtgtaaaataactaaaaaagaaaagcaTTGCCCTGTTAAAACTGTGCAACATAACATTGACTACCAGATGAAATTTCCCCCTCTTCATCAAGTCGATTGTCCTAAAACCATTGGATATGGATGCTGAAAACTAAAGCTATTGAAACACATTTGCGATACTGGTTCCTGCCAAAGCATTAGTGTTACTTATGTTGGTGGAGGTAGTATAGCAGGTACCGGTGGAATAGTTGAGGTACGCACAAGCTGCCCAGACACCAGCATCATAAAAACAAAAAGATTTGAGACTCTGGCTCATTCACTCAAAGCAAAACACATCAGGGTCACTAATACTTGAGAAAGAATGTTATAGAATCTTATAATCACAAGAGGAAAGAAGCTTTTGCTTTATCCACTACCTTATCAAGTAACTTGCTTGATGCAGAGGGTTATGGTTTTTGTAGATGGTGATTGGTGACATAGAACCCCCAAAAACAACTAACAGCTGAAGCACCAGCCTTTTGATGCCCCCAAGAAGCTACGCATAGAGTAAGTAGCTTATTGGGAAAATACTATAGAGATGCACATGCAGAGCCTCCCTCCCTCCCTCGATCTCAATCTTGATCAAGTACTACAGAGATATTTCCTAAGAAGGCACTTCAGTAACCTAACACGTTGCATCAACAAAGTATAACCAAAACCTCAAGCACAATTGTGTATAGAGGAATAATATACGAAATTGAACATGTTGGATAGTACCACTTTAGGTACAATTGCCAAATAGACATGTCACACacaccacatatatacatgatatTAGAATATGTAAGTCCATCAAACTATATCCTTTTGTTCCACAATTTACTTAAACCATACCGGCACACATGATGATAGTATGCCAAGTTTTACCAGACTTTTACATACACTTCCCTGCTTTTTATTGATCATCAAAAGAGACATTTTCCTAAGCAAATTTGCTAAGAGTACTTAGTTTGACATCCTTCTGAATACAATGAATTAACTTTGACTAGCTCTGTCCTAGAAGTTCCATGTCTGTTTTATTCAATTCCAGAATATTCATCACTTTagtgcatgatagaaccaacaCATTTTTATCTGaacttaaaaaatttaagaaaatagctacaaatttttttaaaaaaaaaaatagctaAGAAGTTGAGCGAAAATTATTAACACATGCTTATCGATAGAAGAGAAGGATATCTGGATCATAGTCTGTACGATATTCATCACGTACCTGGGGAAAATGTAAATCAGATCAAATGCTAGTATGAATCTCAAGATAAAAGGATGAGCCACTGAGGAGATTACCTGTCCACCACTCCTACCACGGCCCCATTGCCTACCTTCTTGAAATCCCCAATCAAAATCAACACGGATAGGGCGATCATCAAGAATTGTTCCACTGATATATTTGACAGAGTCTTCAGCGTCGTCTCTAGAGTAGTACCTGAAAATATTTTTGCAGTTATTACTGCTGCAAATGATATTCTCCTCACcttcttttgttttcttctttggcTTTCTTTCCCTTGTACAGGAAAGCGTCTAATGGCCTAATGGGAGATTAACTCAAAGATATAAATATGACAAACTACAACATACACCTAATACCATCTTGGTGTTTATAAAAAGATTCAActatcaaaagagaaaaaacaatgAGCAAATACGTTTTTGCTTCTTACTGCAACAGTGGAAGCTCCAAAGAGACAAGATTGTGattactccttgcattccattTCTATTGATCTATATTTATGTGGACACATCCAAAAGTTCACGTCTTTCCTAATGTCAATTTTTTACTCTGACGTAAATATAAACTACTAAATCATCTGACCTCATTTCAACTAACTTCTCTCCTTTTTGcaattcaaaacattattttaaCTCCTTCCCGTCAAACTAATATAATAATACACATCCAAACATTTGTTCTTAAACTTTCTAAGTGTCAACCCAAGTCAATAAAAATGACAGCAGATCTCAAAGTAGCACATTTGACAAGCTTGGAACAGGGCACAAGACAGAGAATGCTAAGAAACAGATACACTTCCCAAATACAAATCCACccaccaccactaccacctGTGTATCCAAAAGAAacacaaccaaacaaacaccATAACCTATAGAaagttttctttttatttagaaGGAACCTATAAAAAGTTTTTCTTGAAACATTAGCAAACATTTTCTGCAAGCCATCAAAGAACTGTAAAATAGCTTCTGGACAAATATGATGATACATGGATGACATTAAGTTGCAAATACATTATTAGTATCAAGGTTTGGGTTTTTAAGGCAAGAACAGAGATACTTTACTTTTTGTGATAAAAATTGTACATTTCCATTTTCTCATCCAAGTCCCAACCTTCttccatttttttctcttcatttttttttttgattaataGCATGTTTGGGCAAGCTTTTGGGAGGCCAATAGTTcttattttttacttaaaagtgtattattttataaaagtaaGGTGTTTGGCCAAATTTTTGGGAGAAAATAAGTGCTTCTAGAGAGTagcagaaacaaaaaaaaagtagttttttcCCTAACACACTTTTTTGAAAAGCACTTCTGAGAATAATACACTTAGGAGCACTTTGAAAAAGTTGTGCCAAACAATAATTGTTGTTCAaaagtgtttttaaaatttattagtcAAACATAGAGCCTGTTTGGCATTGCTACTAAAAACTACTTATTTTTAGAAgccttttttcttaaaatagcTTTTCAGAAAAGTgcttttgaaaaaaaacaatTTGTGTTTGGCTAATATATTTGAAAAGTGTATTTGATAAGTGGATTGTGTTTGgttaatcttttttaaaaaaagtgctTTTGAGAGTAAAATTATGAAAAGGACAAGTATTAATGCACTTTTAatattaagattattttatagagaaaaattattttaaatatattataaaaaatttaactaaatttttatttttattaaattaaaatatacatattcaaattttcaattaatattatagatagataaatataaGAGAGTTGGGGGTTTGGGGATAAAGAACTTAAAGAATCAAAGCAAAGCTTTGAGAATGAAGTGGCTTTGGAGGTACTCCAATGATAATCAGAATTTATGGGGCACAGTCATAAAAGCAAAATATGAGGAGAGTGACAATTGGATGACAAAGGAAGTTACCACTCCCTACGGTGTTAGTTTATGGAAATCTTTCAGATCACTGTGGAATGAATTCAAACCAAACAACAAGATTAAAGTGATAGATGGCACTAAAACTAGATTATGGAAGGAGGATTGGCATGAGGCAGGAAATCTGGAGACACTCTCCCAGATATACACAATATGGTTTTCCAGCAGCAGAGTACAATAGCTGAACTATGGACCCCTCATGGGTGGAATATTGTATTTAGAAAGCACCTCAATGATTGGGAAATTCCAAGAGTTACAGAATTCTTCAGCATCATTGAACAATTTAACGGCCAGGAGACAAGGACGGACATATTGCAGTGGTTGGGGAACTGTAAAGGAAATTTTAAAGTAAGTGCAGCATATAGGAAGTTGAACCGCCCAATTATGACGGCACCCAAATGGCCCTGGAAACACATCTGGTAGGCCAATATCTCACACAAAGTGGCCTGTTTTGTGTGGTTACTGGCTAAGGAAGTTGTGTTGACACAGGAGAATTTGATGAAGAGGGGGATTCCACTatgttcaatattttttttttgtggggaAACAGCAGAAACAGTCAATCACTTGTTCATCCGGTGCAAGGTCACTGGCCAATTGTGGAGTCTATTCCTAAGGCTCAAAAACATCTCATGGGCCATGCCTGGTAGAATTGCAGAGGCCTTATACAGCTGGGAAGAAGCAGGATTACAAGCAAAGAACAGAAGCAACTGGAGATCATTCCTGCTACTATTTGGTGGACTATTTGGAAATAGAGAAATCTTAAGAGTTATGCAGCAAGTAAAACTGAATTGTATTCTAACTTTGTGTTTTTGGTGTAATCAGATTTACTCTAATGACACTGTCTCTATTATTGATGTTTTAGACTCATTATAGGGATAGGACAGTTCCTTTAGAGTTCACTATGTAAATATGGTTTTCAGTACAACCCATGTACTGATTTACAGAAATAGAAACAATTaccaatctccaaaaaaaaaaagtcttcCAATTTTTTCCTTTAAACATATCCAAGTTATCAAGAGATCCAAACACTCATATCTGACTTCCATAGATTCCGCTATAGCCTTCTCTACTCTCAATAGCCAACTGCACACTTATCCAGCAGTATGAATTAAATCCCTGACAAGCTCACCATATGATTATCTTGCCTCCTGTACTTTCATTTCACATGCCCTAAGAACATCCGACTTTAGAATTAGGGAGCATTACTTCCTTCTACTCAAGCAGTGCCTTTGCACCAAAGAAGAACTGGAACTAATGTTCGCCTTCATGTAAAAAAAACAATGTTCATCCACTATCTTCAACAGACATCTGTCTTGCCTTCTGCCTATGTCATTGTCCATACTCTATTACAGCCAACTTCCcacaaaaaagatgaaaaacaaAACGAAATTATATTGACCCGTTGCCTCTACCAGGTATATTGTCCTCACTTGGAAAACCTACATGTCTTGATAGCATCTAGTAGATTCATATTGCATACAATATGCTAGGAGAGAATCTCAATTATTCTAAACACTCTATACTGAACAGATAATGTTTGTGCTATCAGCTTCCTTAATAATCTTCAGAGTACTTCTTAAGTTCCTTGTATTAATCCTCAGGATTGTAAAATATATCATCTAAATATGAAGACACAGTGGGTAACAGTTGACCGATTATCTTGAAGGAGTAGAAATGGCAGGCATCATTATTAAATTCATCAGGTGGCATGAACAaatgaaatatacataataTGAAATCCTTACTGAACAAGTAGACAAAATCAGAACTAGAGGGAACTAGTTAAGCTGGAGCAGGTGTACCATAATTGGAGAGGAAAGTATACGGTTGAAAGTTAGCAACACAAAATGTAAGAAATTGGAGACTGAAAGAAAGTTCAGGCCTCACATTATAAAGCAGAATCCACAAGGAGTTTTGGAATTCTTATCCAATCCCATCACTATCTTTTTAATCTCTCCAGCACGAGAGAACAGCTCATATACTTGCTCCTCTGTTGTGTAGAAAGACATGTTCCCCACGTAAACAGTTATCGACCTTAACAAAGCTTCTTCAAACTCTTCTTGCGTTCCTGGAAACCTTCTGTCCCTATATGCTGAAATCTTGGCTAAATCCTAAGAGAAAAAACAGCAGAGAAAATGTTAAAAGATGGTTAAAAGCAAATAAAACCTAGATGAAGAAAGGAAATAGGACACCACAATCTCTTTATGCAGAAATTTCATGAAATGTCAATGGAGATGCAGGAAACTAAATTGTTGCACTATGCTAACATTATACAGAAGACAGAAGTATGGAAAGTAATAGATGTATCTTGCATCCTAAACAACAAAAATTCGAGTTAAATCACGAAGCCATGACTGTGTTGTTAGCTACTCACAATACCAAGGCTTATAGCTTATCAAAAATTCGAGTTAAATCACGAAGTTCAAGTCTCCATGCAATAGGTGTATTTGATTCTTACTGCACCCTTCCCCAACCCCCTTCTTCATAACAGAAAACGTTTAGGGGAAAAAGTTGTTAGCTCCTCAGATGAGCATTGAGCAGCTATACACAGATTAAAGCTgtcaaaaagttatttttaggcataatacataaatgggCCTGTTAACTTGGCCTCAACTGGCATCTATGCCCTGCAACTTTGTGCGTACACAGATAGGCagttaaacttgtataaagatgaacaagtagacacacgcGTCTTACATGGCATAATATATGTCCTACATGTCATAATATAAATCAATTCGAGTGCATCTCACGCAAATTGTCATGTAGGACACGTGTGTTTATTTGTTCAACTTCATACAAGTTTAAATGTCTACGTGTGCACACATAAAGTAAGAGGGAATAGATGTGAAGCCAAGTTAAATGGCATATATGTCAACTGAAGCCAAGTTAAAAGGCAAGTTTATGTATTAAGcagtatttttatatactcCTCCAAAGGTTGTGCTTTTCACAAGCAGGAGAAGATCCCTTCGGGCATTAGGACGACCCacgaaaacaaaaagaaagacgcaacttaaaaacatgaaatcaatggACAATTGATTATTGAACAAATATCCTATGTATACAACATACTTGAAAAAGCAAAGTACATTGGCATTCATATTACCTTGAACAAAGAAGCCATTACGTTCTGCTCCCAATGATATCTTCCACTATGTATCTTTTGAGCCTAGTAACTGCAACGTTCTAATTCGGGTTAAGAAAAACAGGAAAATAATCTGTCGAGTTATAAATAAGCTCAATAGACAAAAGAATGATTAATCATTCAAGATAATAGTTATCAAGTTCGCCAATACACTAGCCTCAACTTAACAGCCAGCATTTTGATAGACTGATTCAGAGTTGAATGATAGTTCAAAAAAAAGTAGCATATTCTAAATGAAACCGGTGATGAGAATAAAGATTAAATTTTGGTAAATCTAATTGAAAATTATGACTTCCACAGAgctgaaaagtcaaaaaattgataaaagttTTGTTAAACTTGATCAAAAATTatcatttctttttttccatAAGTTGATCAAAAAGATACAAATTTATGACCTTATTTGCTTCATTCCTTTTTGTTTTCCTATTGAACAAGAATAATCAGTAACTTGACTACTCATACTCAAAGTAAGactaatatcatcatgactttGAACCCCCATCACCACATGGGAAATATACAAGAATACATAGTAACTTGTAAAATCAGAAAGAACATTGACAAAAATTGGTATAAACAGGGCTGGCTTCAGGGTGAAGCGGCTAAAGCGTGTGCTTTAGGCCCCCAAATTTGGGGGACCCAACTTCTTTTACCAATAATAGTCTAACAAGTCAATTTTTGGGgggaaatgagtatttataagtagaaaaatagatttttttgtataaaataaaacaacaatGTGCGACTAACCAAAGTGACCCTTTTGAGTACCACTCTTCCAAACTTTTATGTGTGAAAAACAAAATTGACAAATGAaatcattatattataattcttACCATTTTTTAACAGAAAACAAGTAAATTATACGTCTACACTATTCACTTCTCTTTCTTGGTTTGTCCAAGACCAAGAGTCAATCTCTAACATGACATTTAtacatttctatatttttttcctacttTTTCCGAGCTCAAGTCtgataatttaatattattattttttgaaaaatcataGGTTAAGAGCAGTGTTATCAAAATTGAAAAGCATAAAAAAGCTCCAAGGTAtgttggggctttaagcgcaaaTAAAGCATGGACTTCAATGAAAAAAGGCacaaatgaaggaaaaatacaaacatatatGTTTAGCTCAAGACAAATAATTATAAGCACGAATAACAAGTATTTGAACAACAagatcaattgtttagtgtagCCTCTTCAGGAAAagctcattggcaaggaaaaatATGTCTTTGAGGCTTGATGACAACACTAAAGAACACATTAAGTGAGGCAAAGCGCTCAATATGTTTTGAGCGACGCTTCAGGGCTTAGGCACACCTTTGACAACACCGGAACAGAGCGATCCAAGGAAAGTGGAAGACATGAAGGTTGCTTATAGTGAAGTTGTTGGCAACCAACGATAAGGAGGAAAAGAGGGAGAACAGGGAGAAGTATAAAGCCGCAAAAAAGGAAGTGAAGTCAACGATTAGAACGACAACGTTCAAACGATT
The sequence above is a segment of the Solanum dulcamara chromosome 11, daSolDulc1.2, whole genome shotgun sequence genome. Coding sequences within it:
- the LOC129872172 gene encoding nuclear cap-binding protein subunit 2, whose amino-acid sequence is MASLFKDLAKISAYRDRRFPGTQEEFEEALLRSITVYVGNMSFYTTEEQVYELFSRAGEIKKIVMGLDKNSKTPCGFCFIMYYSRDDAEDSVKYISGTILDDRPIRVDFDWGFQEGRQWGRGRSGGQVRDEYRTDYDPGRGGYGKLVQKELEAQRQLVDYGTGSLGAYPPVMPPPHYGRHSGGNHGRGGSYRHGRDYHRKRHREDDHHRPDYPKRTYDRESRRSSDHESRPEKNPRFRESGDSDEEEDDDRKRRT